From the genome of Danio aesculapii chromosome 16, fDanAes4.1, whole genome shotgun sequence, one region includes:
- the cdc42se1 gene encoding CDC42 small effector protein 1, whose amino-acid sequence MSAFWHKIGCCVVAKPPPKKKRRRIDRSMIGEPTNFVHLTHIGSGEMADGMQPSGPIKEQMRSKVPHANGRNSLL is encoded by the exons ATGAGTGCGTTCTGGCATAAGATTGGCTGCTGTGTGGTAGCCAAACCTCCTCCG AAAAAGAAGCGGAGGAGAATTGACCGCAGCATGATTGGAGAGCCCACAAATTTCGTTCATCTGACACACATAGGCTCTGGTGAAATGGCAGATGGCATGCAGCCG TCCGGCCCGATAAAGGAACAAATGAGATCCAAAGTGCCTCACGCCAATGGACGAAACAGCCTGTTATAG